In a genomic window of Cynocephalus volans isolate mCynVol1 chromosome 1, mCynVol1.pri, whole genome shotgun sequence:
- the LOC134387096 gene encoding LOW QUALITY PROTEIN: archaemetzincin-2-like (The sequence of the model RefSeq protein was modified relative to this genomic sequence to represent the inferred CDS: inserted 1 base in 1 codon): protein MQTLRHSEQTLKTALISKNPVLVSQYEKLDVGEQRLMNEAFQPATELFGPITLHSQSDWITTHPEAPQDFEQFFSDPYRKTPSPEKRSIYIQPIGSLGNTRIISEEYVKWLKGYCEAFFYGLTVKLLEPIPVSATRCSFRVNDNTQNLQIHAGHILNFLKRKKPEDAFCVVGITMIDLYPRDSWNFVFGQASLTDGVGIFSFARYGSDFYSSYYGGKVKKLQKKSWSDYSVFDNYYIPEITSVLLLRSCKTLTHEIGHIFGLRHCQWLACLMQGSNHLEEADRRPLNLCPICLLKLQCAIGFNIVERYKXRWIDDDSADTPGVTPKNSRADNVNLPKPVEAFKEWKEWIIKCLAILQK, encoded by the exons ATGCAAACATTACGGCACTCTGAACAGACGCTAAAAACAGCTCTCATCTCAAAGAACCCAGTGCTTGTGTCACAGTATGAGAAATTAGATGTTGGGGAACAGCGTTTAATGAATGAAGCCTTCCAGCCAGCCACTGAACTCTTTGGACCTATTACCTTGCATTCACAATCAGATTGGATCACCACCCATCCTGAGGCTCCCCAAGACTTTGAGCAGTTTTTCAGTGATCCTTACAGAAAGACACCCTCTCCAGAGAAACGCAGTATTTATATACAGCCCATTGGATCTCTAGGAAACACCAGAATTATCAGTGAAGAATATGTTAAATGGCTCAAGGGGTACTGTGAAGCATTTTTCTATGGCTTGACAGTAAAACTCCTGGAACCGATTCCTGTTTCTGCAACGAGGTGTTCCTTTAGAGTCAATGATAACACACAAAACCTACAAATTCATGCAGGGCACATCCTGAatttcttaaaaaggaagaaacctgAAGATGCCTTCTGTGTTGTGGGGATAACAATGATTGATCTCTACCCAAGAGACTCCTGGAATTTTGTCTTTGGACAGGCCTCTTTGACAGATGGTGTGGGGATATTCAGCTTTGCCAGGTATGGCAGTGATTTTTATAGCTCATACTATGGAGGCAAAGTGAAGAAGCTCCAGAAAAAGTCTTGGAGTGACTATTCAGTTTTTGATAACTATTATATTCCTGAAATAACTAGCGTTTTGCTGCTTCGATCTTGTAAGACTTTAACCCATGAGATTGGACACATATTTGGACTGCGACACTGCCAGTGGCTTGCCTGCCTAATGCAGGGCTCCAACCACCTGGAGGAAGCGGACCGGCGCCCTCTAAACCTTTGCCCTATCTGTTTGCTCAAGTTGCAGTGTGCTATTGGCTTCAACATTGTAGAAAGATACA TGAGGTGGATTGATGATGACTCTGCTGACACACCTGGAGTGACTCCAAAAAATAGCCGTGCGGATAATGTGAACTTGCCGAAACCTGTTGAAGCTTTTAAGGAATGGAAAGAGTGGATAATAAAATGCCTtgctattcttcaaaaatga